The Spirosoma sp. SC4-14 DNA window CAATTCATGCAGGCATAGCTTGACGCAAGCCCCTCTCATTACCGATTTTAGAGCGTATTTAATGCCAGCTCCTATGCGGTTTATTTTTGGGCTCTATATACTTATTGGGGGAATGACACTGCCAGCCGTGCAGGCCCAGCCAACAGCCAATGTTCTTACTATACCTTTAGAAGAAGTATTGCCGGATGAATACTGGCGATTTCACGCTGGCCACAATCCAGCCTGGGCCAGCCCGTCTTATGATGATCGGCAATGGACAGCTAGTTCGCCGTCAGAACTTCTGCTTCAGAATCAACCTCTCTGGCAGGCCCGACAGGGGTGGTTTCGGTTGCCTATTCGGGTGGGAAAGCATTTGGTTGGCCAGGAACTACACCTTTCTATCGACCAGTTTGGAACCTCCGAATGGTATCTGGACGGTCGTAAGTTAGCGACTCTCAAACCATTTGCCAGAGGGTGGGCAGCTTCGCAGCGAACGCTTCAGTCACTTTCACTGCAGTTGGCCGATACCAATCAGCATCTGTTAGCTGTTCATTACAGGTTTCAGCCTGAGCCTATCTACTACGCTGCTACTGGCGAGACTCCTTTCGAAACAACGGTTTATCTGGCAAGTCAGGCAAGCCACCTAATGGCGAACTGGCACCGCCTGATCACGAGCTTAACCTTTTGCCTGATTAGTGTATTTGCGCTGTTGGGTTTACTTCATCTGCTGTTCTACCGAGCGAACCCTAATCAAGTGGTCAATAAATGGCAGGGCATGGCTATGCTTTGTCTGGGTTTTGGTTCGTTACTGGATGGCATGAGTGAATTTCCCATCTCCTTAACGGCCTATTCACTAACAAGCCTGATCTGTGAGCTGACGTGCTATCTGGGGTTTGGTTTTCTACTGACAGCGGTGTATCGCTATCTGAATCAGCCTGTTGGCTGGCTTTATCGAGCGCTAATCATTTGGATGGCCGGCAGCTTTATATACAGCCTCTGGGTTGATAATCCATCCAGTTTACTAACAACGGTGTTGCTCCTGACATTTCTATTCGACTATGTTCGGGTTAGCTGGCTTGGAAAACGGCAGCCAACAGCCGATGCCAGGCTCCCCTGGAACGCTCTTAAGGTTGCCTTCTATACATTATTGGGGAGCCCGTTGGTCTTGATACTCTTACTCGTAATAGGGCAGACAGATCACCTTGACCTGTTTGTATATGTGACATTACTGCTGGTGGCCGTGGCAATGTTGATTATACCACTGGGATTTTCGCTCTCTCTCGTAAGGGATTATGCGCGAACCCACCAGGCGCTGCGCCAGAATTTGCGGCAAGTAGAACAACTGTCAAGGCAGACCCTGGTTCAGGAGCAGGAAAAGCAGTACCTACTGGCACAGCAGAACCAAACTCTCGAACGGCAGGTACATCAGCGCACAGCCGCGCTGGAAGAATCGCTGGAAGAATTGCGCAGAACACAGAACCAGTTGATCCAGGCCGAAAAAATGGCTACTATGGGCAAGCTCACCAAAGGTATTGTCGACCGCATTCTTAACCCACTTAACTACGTCAACAACTTCTCACTCAATGCTCAGGAGCTATTAGTGGATTTGCAGGCGGTAACGCAGAAACACCAGGCAACATTTTCTGCTGACGATCGGGATTCTCTGAACGATATAACCAGTATGCTAATCCAGAATCTAACCAAAATCAACGAGCATGGTAATAGCACTGCCCGCATTTTACAGGATATGCGAAAATTGCTTAAAGAGCGCTCGTCGACCCTGGTGCTTACGGACCTGAATCCATATCTGAGACAGCATATCGATACTGCCCTACAGAAAGCAATGGCCAGATACCCGGCCTTATCGGTTCAACTCGACCTGCAACTATGCCCGCAAGTCATCCCAGTGCATTTGTTGCCGGTTGAATTTAGTGAAATGCTGGCCAGCCTGGTCGATAATACCTGTTACGCATTGGCTGAAAAGAGCCGCCGGTTGGAGGAGTTTGAGCCGCGCCTGGAGGTAAGTACGGAGGTTGTCGATGAGCATGTGCAACTACAGGTTCGGGACAATGGGCACGGAATTCCAACCCGAGAGGCCAGTCAGTTATTTAATCCATTTTTCACTACCAAACCTACGGCCAAAGGCACAGGGCTCGGTTTATTCATGAGCAAAGACGTAGTTGAATATTTGCAGGGACAAATGCAGATTGAGTCGGTAGAAGAACAATATACTCAGGTAACAATCCTATTGCCGCTCAGGAACAATCGGCTTTCTGCGGCCTGATGATCTATTAAGTATAAAGACGGTTTTATTTCGTGGCCAACAGTTTTTTTACCAACGTTTTCAATCCATCAATCTCCGCTTGCTGGTGTTGCAGTTCCTTCTGCCGTTGTCTATCTCGGGCTATCAATTCCTGATTTGTCTTCTCCAATAGAATGCTATATAATGTCAGTTCCTCAATCTTTTCCAGTAATCGGGCGTCCATTTTAGCGGCATCGATACCTTGTGCAATCACTTCTGCGGCCGACGGTATTTCTGGTAAATGCCCGTGCTTTTGAATGTAGTTTTCTACCTCTGTCAACGACGGTAGCTGATAACCAGCCATAAAAACTTTATCTGCCCAGTCCGAAATGCTTCGGACGGAATAATGGCCAGCCCATGTTAAAACAAGTTTACCTGTTTCGTCAACAGTAAGTACTTTATCGGCTGCGGGAAATTGAACGGGACTCGTGGCCGTGAGCTGGCTAAGTCGTATACCCGATTCATTGTTGATTCCGCTATTTACTTCGAGTCGGGTAGTAGGGGCTGAGGTGCCAATACCAATATTAGCCCGATTGCCTAAAATAACGGCATTACTGACCGCTACGCGACTATTGGCTCCAATGGCTGTGGCATTGTAAAGTCCGTCTTCAGCCTGGCTGTTGTAGCCCATGAGCACGTTATCATTGCCATCGGTAATAGCCGTACCTGAATTGGGGCCGATGATGATGTTATTATTACCTGTAGTAGTATTATAGCCAGCTCGATAGCCCAAAAAAGTATTCTGACTACCGGTAGTTGTTGCATAGCCCGCCTTCGAACCAATAAACGTATTGGCGGAGGTGCTGGTATTGAAGCCTGCCGAATCGCCAATCATAACATTCTGATGGCCTGACTGATTTTGGAAGCCAGCCCGAGCCCCGAAATAATTATTGGAATAGCCGCCTTGATTGTTATACCCGGCCGCATGGCCTAAGAATGTATTGCTGGTGCCTGTAGTGCTCTGAAAACCAGAAGAATAGCCCAGGAATGTGTTGTAGGCTCCCGTAAAATTATTGTTACCCGCATCGGCACCTATAAATGTGTTGTAATACCCCACTGTATTATGCCCGCCCGCATCACTGCCCAGAAAGGTATTTTCTGAGCCTGATGAGTTAGCATAACCAGCACTTTTCCCTAAAAAAACATTATCAATTCCGGTTGTATTGGAATAGCCCGAATAATAGCCTAGAAAAGCATTGTAACTCCCCGTTGTGTTGGCTTGACCAGCACTACCTCCTACAAACGTATTGAACCCGCCACCGCTATTATTAGCGCCCGTTTGGTAGCCCAGGAAAACATTATGGGCACCCGTAGTATTTGATTGACCAGAAATAGAACCTAAAAAGGTATTGAACGAGCCGGTTGTGTTCGATTGACCAGCGTAATCGCCGATGGAGACATTACTCGTGCCTGTAGTATTGTTCTTTCCGGCAAAATAGCCAACTGCCGTATTCGCAAAACCTGATGTATTGAAGTAGCCCGTGGCCCGGCCAATAAAGGTATTGTAGGAGCCGATGGTA harbors:
- a CDS encoding ATP-binding protein, which encodes MRFIFGLYILIGGMTLPAVQAQPTANVLTIPLEEVLPDEYWRFHAGHNPAWASPSYDDRQWTASSPSELLLQNQPLWQARQGWFRLPIRVGKHLVGQELHLSIDQFGTSEWYLDGRKLATLKPFARGWAASQRTLQSLSLQLADTNQHLLAVHYRFQPEPIYYAATGETPFETTVYLASQASHLMANWHRLITSLTFCLISVFALLGLLHLLFYRANPNQVVNKWQGMAMLCLGFGSLLDGMSEFPISLTAYSLTSLICELTCYLGFGFLLTAVYRYLNQPVGWLYRALIIWMAGSFIYSLWVDNPSSLLTTVLLLTFLFDYVRVSWLGKRQPTADARLPWNALKVAFYTLLGSPLVLILLLVIGQTDHLDLFVYVTLLLVAVAMLIIPLGFSLSLVRDYARTHQALRQNLRQVEQLSRQTLVQEQEKQYLLAQQNQTLERQVHQRTAALEESLEELRRTQNQLIQAEKMATMGKLTKGIVDRILNPLNYVNNFSLNAQELLVDLQAVTQKHQATFSADDRDSLNDITSMLIQNLTKINEHGNSTARILQDMRKLLKERSSTLVLTDLNPYLRQHIDTALQKAMARYPALSVQLDLQLCPQVIPVHLLPVEFSEMLASLVDNTCYALAEKSRRLEEFEPRLEVSTEVVDEHVQLQVRDNGHGIPTREASQLFNPFFTTKPTAKGTGLGLFMSKDVVEYLQGQMQIESVEEQYTQVTILLPLRNNRLSAA